In a single window of the Subtercola sp. PAMC28395 genome:
- a CDS encoding OsmC family peroxiredoxin, which produces MPTRTARTAWNGSLETGEGQVELSSSKLGTYDVSFPKRAADDANGFTSPEELLAAAHSACYAMQFSAVLGAAGGTIEALDVKADVSLGPDPAGGFRLTGIHLTVRGEVTGIDSATFLAAANDAKSGCPVSKALTGVEITLDAALEE; this is translated from the coding sequence ATGCCCACACGTACCGCTCGCACCGCATGGAACGGCAGCCTCGAAACCGGCGAAGGCCAGGTCGAGCTCAGCAGCTCGAAGCTCGGCACCTACGACGTGTCGTTCCCGAAGCGCGCCGCCGACGACGCCAACGGATTCACCAGCCCGGAGGAGCTGCTCGCCGCGGCCCACTCCGCGTGCTACGCCATGCAGTTCTCTGCCGTGCTGGGAGCCGCCGGTGGAACGATCGAAGCACTCGACGTCAAGGCAGATGTCTCGCTCGGCCCGGACCCGGCCGGTGGATTCCGCCTGACCGGCATTCACCTCACCGTTCGCGGCGAGGTCACCGGAATCGACAGTGCGACCTTCCTGGCAGCAGCGAACGACGCGAAGTCGGGCTGCCCGGTCAGCAAGGCCCTGACCGGCGTGGAGATCACGCTCGACGCCGCGCTCGAGGAGTAG
- a CDS encoding DMT family transporter yields the protein MKRPSMTVGLAIAVVAALTFGTSGAFIKPVLEAGWSPAAAVTVRALVGGIVLAPFAIVSLRGSWAALWRARWRVTLMALIGVAGTQLAYFAAIQRIPVGTAVLIEYLSPLLLVVVVWARSRKLPKAVVLIGSVLALVGIVLVVSPGGAVALDPIGIMLALAAMVGCAIYYVVAARPSDGLPPVALAAFGLLLGGLLLGIIGATGLVAFTATFGEVGFLGATAPWWVPLAFVGIVSTAIAYAAGITAGEILGSRIASFAGQLEVVAAAVFAWLLLGETLSIPQIIGGALIVAGIVFVRLEKSTAGELDAALEPFEPMGLPSRV from the coding sequence ATGAAACGCCCGTCGATGACCGTTGGCCTTGCGATCGCCGTCGTTGCGGCGCTCACCTTCGGCACCTCGGGGGCGTTCATCAAACCGGTGCTCGAGGCAGGGTGGAGCCCGGCGGCCGCGGTGACCGTGCGGGCGCTGGTCGGGGGGATTGTGCTCGCGCCATTTGCGATCGTGTCGCTCCGTGGCTCGTGGGCCGCTCTGTGGCGGGCCCGCTGGCGGGTCACGCTGATGGCCCTCATCGGGGTCGCCGGAACCCAACTCGCCTACTTCGCTGCCATCCAGCGGATTCCCGTCGGTACGGCGGTTCTGATCGAGTATCTGTCGCCGCTGCTCCTCGTCGTCGTGGTGTGGGCGCGCTCGCGAAAACTGCCGAAAGCCGTGGTTCTGATCGGCTCAGTGCTGGCCCTCGTCGGAATCGTGCTCGTCGTCTCGCCGGGGGGAGCGGTGGCCCTCGACCCGATCGGCATCATGCTGGCGCTTGCAGCCATGGTGGGCTGTGCGATCTACTACGTCGTGGCGGCGCGGCCCAGTGATGGCCTGCCGCCCGTCGCGCTCGCAGCGTTCGGTCTTCTGCTCGGCGGCCTGCTGCTGGGCATCATCGGCGCCACCGGCCTTGTGGCGTTCACGGCCACGTTCGGCGAGGTGGGGTTCCTCGGGGCGACCGCGCCCTGGTGGGTTCCCCTGGCCTTCGTTGGCATTGTCAGCACGGCGATCGCGTATGCGGCGGGAATCACGGCCGGCGAGATTCTCGGCTCACGGATCGCATCGTTCGCCGGGCAACTCGAGGTCGTGGCGGCTGCGGTCTTTGCGTGGTTGCTGCTCGGCGAGACGCTCTCTATACCGCAGATCATCGGCGGCGCGCTCATTGTTGCGGGAATCGTGTTCGTGCGGCTGGAGAAGAGTACCGCCGGCGAGCTGGATGCTGCACTCGAGCCCTTCGAACCGATGGGTCTGCCCTCTCGGGTCTGA
- a CDS encoding CGNR zinc finger domain-containing protein has translation MHFAPDTEETLEFTVALANTVATATKSGTDELSTPAQLTDLLTAHRYSGRFDRDESELMAVRHARDRLRGIWMLDRDTAVNEVNAMLAESRAMPFLVRHDDFDWHLHATSPEAPLEERIMAEVALALVDVIRTDEYERLRACGADDCEGLLADLSRNGSKRFCSVRCGNRMNMVAFRERRG, from the coding sequence TTGCATTTTGCCCCTGACACTGAAGAGACCCTCGAGTTCACCGTCGCACTCGCGAACACCGTCGCAACGGCGACCAAGAGCGGCACTGACGAACTCAGCACGCCCGCCCAACTGACCGACCTCCTCACCGCACACCGCTACTCCGGGCGCTTCGACCGCGACGAGAGCGAGCTCATGGCCGTGCGTCACGCCAGAGACAGGCTCAGGGGCATCTGGATGCTCGACCGCGACACTGCGGTGAACGAAGTCAATGCGATGCTCGCCGAATCCCGAGCGATGCCGTTCCTCGTGCGGCACGACGACTTCGACTGGCACCTGCACGCGACCAGCCCCGAGGCGCCGCTCGAGGAACGGATCATGGCCGAGGTCGCCCTCGCCCTGGTCGACGTCATCCGCACCGATGAGTACGAACGCCTCCGGGCCTGCGGGGCCGACGATTGCGAGGGCCTGCTGGCAGACCTGTCACGCAACGGCTCGAAGCGATTCTGCAGCGTGCGCTGCGGCAACCGCATGAACATGGTCGCGTTCCGCGAGCGCCGCGGCTGA
- a CDS encoding GAP family protein: MNSVIGDILPLAFGIAISPIPVIAAILMLLSPRAKGTSLGFLAGWILGIVVTTTIFTLVSTLLPPAGSDGSKPINGTIKIVLGLVLLLLSIRQWRSRPKAGVEPVLPKWMSAIATMTPAKALGLGFLLSAVNPKNLLMAITAGLAIGGSSLSGGQSALAIAVFTVIAALTVAIPVIAYLAASEKMAGPLESLRDWLVHNNAAVMSVLLLVIGVVVIGKGLANF, translated from the coding sequence GTGAATTCCGTAATCGGCGACATCCTTCCTCTGGCCTTCGGCATTGCCATCAGCCCGATCCCCGTGATTGCTGCGATCCTGATGCTGCTCTCACCTCGCGCCAAGGGCACCAGTCTCGGGTTTCTCGCCGGCTGGATTCTCGGAATCGTCGTCACGACGACGATCTTCACGCTGGTCTCGACCCTCCTCCCACCAGCAGGCAGCGACGGCTCGAAACCGATCAACGGCACCATCAAGATCGTGCTCGGCCTCGTTCTGCTGCTGCTGTCGATTCGCCAGTGGCGCAGTCGCCCGAAGGCGGGTGTCGAACCGGTTCTGCCGAAGTGGATGTCTGCGATCGCGACCATGACACCGGCGAAGGCACTAGGACTCGGCTTTCTGTTGTCGGCTGTGAATCCGAAGAACCTCCTGATGGCGATCACGGCCGGGCTCGCCATCGGTGGTTCGTCGCTCTCTGGCGGCCAGAGCGCCCTCGCCATCGCTGTCTTCACCGTCATCGCTGCCCTGACGGTCGCCATCCCCGTCATCGCGTATTTGGCGGCTTCCGAGAAGATGGCAGGGCCTCTCGAGTCGCTCCGCGACTGGTTGGTGCACAACAACGCGGCGGTCATGAGCGTGCTCCTGCTGGTGATCGGGGTGGTGGTCATCGGCAAGGGCCTGGCGAACTTCTGA
- a CDS encoding LysR family transcriptional regulator encodes MPLNSELQRHFVAAAEQLHFAHAARSEGVSRATLVASIKELEAELGYPLFDYTAPTTTLTAAGEALLEKAQIERAKSAANAAATVAPPGGKAKASKGKGRTPAVKGAPRVGKRRQSR; translated from the coding sequence ATGCCCTTGAACAGCGAACTCCAGCGCCATTTCGTCGCCGCCGCAGAACAACTGCACTTCGCCCACGCCGCGCGCTCAGAGGGTGTCTCGCGCGCCACACTCGTCGCCTCGATCAAAGAGCTCGAGGCTGAACTCGGCTACCCGCTGTTCGACTACACGGCACCGACCACCACGCTCACAGCAGCGGGCGAGGCCCTCCTGGAGAAGGCACAGATCGAACGGGCGAAGTCGGCAGCCAACGCCGCTGCGACAGTCGCGCCCCCCGGCGGGAAGGCGAAAGCGTCGAAGGGCAAGGGCAGGACACCTGCGGTCAAGGGCGCACCCCGGGTGGGCAAGCGCCGCCAGTCTCGCTGA
- a CDS encoding class II glutamine amidotransferase, whose translation MCRWLAYRGEPLHPSRLVLDAQHSLVAQSLNSPLGAETVNGDGFGFGWYPTGAVAGSIPAVFHSIEPAWHDENLRELTRAIESPLFFSHVRAAAGPPIQQTNCHPFRYENWLFMHNGALAGFSETKRDLTFAIDPSLYSHVHGTTDSEVLFHLALTFGLHDDPVGAMTKAVQLVESVGHDHGVRFAMQGTIAVSDGSTLWAFRYSSEGRSRTLFHSADIPSLRQMYPDVPQLQNFGVSAQVVVSEPLVDLPGAFLEVPESTVVVLDESGYRHQPFMAVAD comes from the coding sequence ATGTGCCGCTGGCTTGCCTATAGGGGGGAACCGCTTCACCCGTCGAGACTGGTTCTGGATGCCCAGCATTCGCTCGTCGCCCAGTCGCTGAATTCACCGCTCGGCGCCGAGACGGTGAACGGAGACGGTTTCGGATTCGGGTGGTACCCGACGGGTGCCGTCGCAGGCAGCATTCCAGCTGTGTTCCACAGCATCGAGCCGGCCTGGCACGACGAGAACCTTCGCGAGCTCACGCGGGCAATCGAGAGCCCGCTCTTCTTCAGCCATGTTCGCGCGGCGGCTGGACCGCCCATTCAGCAGACCAACTGCCACCCGTTCCGCTATGAGAACTGGCTGTTCATGCACAACGGTGCGCTCGCCGGGTTCTCCGAGACCAAGCGAGACCTCACCTTCGCGATCGACCCCTCGCTGTACTCGCACGTACACGGCACGACCGACTCCGAAGTCCTGTTCCACCTTGCTCTGACGTTCGGCCTGCATGACGACCCGGTCGGAGCGATGACGAAGGCGGTGCAGCTGGTCGAATCAGTCGGCCACGACCACGGGGTGAGGTTCGCCATGCAGGGCACGATCGCCGTTTCAGACGGGTCGACCCTGTGGGCGTTCCGGTATTCGTCCGAAGGGCGTTCACGAACCCTGTTCCACTCCGCCGACATCCCGAGTCTCCGGCAGATGTACCCCGACGTCCCCCAGCTCCAGAACTTCGGCGTCTCGGCGCAGGTCGTGGTCTCAGAACCCCTGGTCGACCTCCCCGGTGCCTTTCTCGAGGTGCCCGAATCTACGGTGGTCGTTCTCGACGAGTCTGGCTATCGTCACCAGCCGTTCATGGCAGTGGCTGACTGA
- a CDS encoding NAD-dependent succinate-semialdehyde dehydrogenase, with translation MSHYAVVDPSTGETLREYPTITDEALVEAIGDADAAYQSWSRKVPIATRIALIQKVADLHLERREELAASAVREMGKPLDQALGEVDFAAAIYQYYVDNGAEYLADEPIALTDGTGSAIIRRSGLGVLLGIMPWNFPYYQVARFAGPNVIVGNTILLKHAPQCPESAEAIASIFAEAAASVGAPAGVYINIFATNEQSAVVIADPRVHGISVTGSERAGSAVAELAGKHLKKVVLELGGSDPFILLSTDDLDAAVTDAVNARLDNNGQSCNAAKRFIIIDDLYEEFAEKFTAAFTAAQPADPFAEGTLLGPLSSAAATERLQSQLDQAVAQGATILASGTATGNFFPPAVLTDVTPQMAAYREEFFGPVAALYRVSSEDEAVTLANDTTFGLGSYVYTTDEAQALRVADAIDAGMVWVNLVLGDAAELPFGGVKRSGTGREMGRFALEEFVNKKLIRIA, from the coding sequence ATGAGCCACTATGCCGTTGTAGATCCTTCGACAGGGGAGACCCTGCGCGAGTACCCCACCATCACCGACGAGGCGCTGGTCGAGGCGATCGGCGACGCCGACGCTGCGTATCAGTCATGGTCGCGAAAGGTTCCGATTGCCACCCGCATCGCGCTCATTCAGAAGGTGGCTGACCTGCACCTCGAACGGCGCGAAGAACTTGCTGCCAGTGCCGTCCGTGAGATGGGTAAGCCGCTCGACCAGGCACTGGGCGAAGTCGACTTCGCCGCCGCGATCTACCAGTACTACGTCGACAACGGGGCAGAGTACCTCGCCGATGAGCCGATCGCGCTCACCGACGGCACCGGTTCGGCGATCATCCGCCGATCGGGCCTCGGCGTGCTGCTGGGCATCATGCCGTGGAACTTCCCGTACTACCAGGTGGCGCGGTTCGCGGGCCCGAACGTCATCGTGGGAAACACCATCCTGCTCAAGCACGCGCCGCAGTGCCCCGAATCCGCAGAGGCGATCGCGAGCATCTTCGCCGAGGCCGCAGCCAGTGTCGGCGCGCCCGCCGGTGTCTACATCAACATCTTCGCGACCAACGAGCAGTCGGCTGTCGTGATCGCCGACCCGCGCGTGCACGGCATTTCGGTGACCGGCTCCGAGCGGGCAGGCTCAGCTGTTGCCGAGCTCGCCGGCAAGCACCTCAAGAAGGTCGTTCTCGAGCTGGGTGGCTCAGACCCGTTCATTCTGCTGTCGACCGACGACCTGGATGCGGCGGTCACCGACGCGGTGAACGCCAGGCTCGACAACAACGGGCAGTCATGCAACGCGGCGAAGCGGTTCATCATCATCGACGATCTCTACGAGGAGTTCGCCGAGAAGTTCACCGCGGCCTTCACTGCCGCCCAGCCCGCGGACCCCTTCGCCGAGGGCACACTGCTCGGCCCGCTCTCGTCTGCTGCGGCCACAGAGCGGCTTCAGTCGCAGCTCGACCAGGCCGTCGCCCAGGGCGCAACAATCCTGGCGAGCGGAACCGCGACGGGCAACTTCTTCCCGCCGGCGGTGCTCACCGACGTCACCCCGCAGATGGCGGCGTACCGCGAAGAATTCTTCGGACCGGTCGCGGCGCTCTACCGGGTGTCGTCTGAAGACGAGGCGGTGACCCTTGCCAACGACACGACCTTCGGGCTCGGTTCGTATGTCTACACGACAGACGAAGCCCAAGCGCTTCGTGTGGCCGACGCCATCGACGCCGGCATGGTGTGGGTGAACCTGGTGCTGGGTGACGCGGCAGAACTGCCGTTCGGTGGCGTCAAGCGCTCCGGCACGGGCCGCGAGATGGGCCGGTTCGCACTCGAGGAATTCGTGAACAAGAAGCTCATCCGCATCGCCTGA
- a CDS encoding TetR/AcrR family transcriptional regulator: MKPERQRLLDLVIDLILRVGVLDLSMSAISREIGSNNRMLLYYFSSREKLLDEACVRAFDRFPRLETMFTRLAAEGDLGERLYAAWDDLAAPENRPYLVLFFQRFGAAMGDPDRWRNDLHPSTHRWAEDLAEIFVAEGADDRSAALWGTHLLAVWRGMQFALLADAEPARLREAYRVGVDALVDALRR; encoded by the coding sequence ATGAAGCCCGAACGACAGCGACTGCTGGATCTGGTCATCGATCTCATCCTGCGGGTCGGCGTTCTCGATCTCAGCATGAGCGCGATCTCCCGCGAGATCGGCTCCAACAACCGCATGCTGTTGTACTACTTCAGCTCCCGCGAGAAGCTGCTCGATGAAGCATGCGTCCGGGCATTCGACCGCTTCCCGCGGCTCGAGACGATGTTCACCCGACTGGCAGCCGAGGGCGACCTGGGCGAGCGGCTCTACGCCGCGTGGGACGACCTTGCGGCCCCGGAGAACAGACCATATCTCGTGCTGTTCTTCCAGCGCTTCGGTGCAGCAATGGGCGACCCAGACCGGTGGCGCAACGACCTGCACCCCTCCACACACCGCTGGGCCGAAGATCTGGCCGAGATCTTCGTCGCCGAGGGAGCGGATGACCGTTCTGCCGCCCTCTGGGGCACCCACCTTCTGGCAGTCTGGCGCGGAATGCAGTTCGCCCTGCTCGCCGATGCCGAACCTGCGCGCCTGCGCGAGGCCTATCGCGTCGGCGTGGATGCGCTTGTCGACGCCCTGCGGCGCTGA
- a CDS encoding NtaA/DmoA family FMN-dependent monooxygenase (This protein belongs to a clade of FMN-dependent monooxygenases, within a broader family of flavin-dependent oxidoreductases, the luciferase-like monooxygenase (LMM) family, some of whose members use coenzyme F420 rather than FMN.) codes for MTKTLTIGMFHVTRARPTWRIPGFDGPTFTDIEYWTDLAQTFETNGADFLFLADSYGYPTADDHVIPTAIERDVNFSTIDPQMLISALAAVTEHIGLVTTVSTMVESPPVVARQFRTLDHLSRGRVGWNIVTGSAQAGSALLFGEPLMAHGDRYSRAADHVELSLKLWEGSWEADAWQRNAETGVWADPAKVHEIEHDGPYFQSTGLLVTPPSPQVTPTLFQAGASAAGRDLAARYAEAVFLAAESKALADQITDIRRRAVEYGRGPDAIKCLIAGTFRVADTMEQAVAEYEEAIAAVSLEEAATLYAYFTGIDLLSLDPDKPIPGAAATGDNGRTNVERFLGPDAPTVREVLEEFRANGVMGKPFLGSPTEVADQAEAMIAETGADGFLVQPDPDGRNDRFFAEVMPELRRRGLIKDSLIGSTLREHFFGEGQRTLPDTHPGARFRRSRVTV; via the coding sequence ATGACGAAGACACTCACGATCGGAATGTTCCACGTCACGAGGGCGCGCCCGACCTGGAGGATTCCGGGCTTCGACGGCCCCACCTTCACCGATATCGAGTACTGGACCGACCTCGCACAGACCTTCGAGACAAATGGTGCCGATTTTCTCTTTCTCGCCGACTCCTACGGGTACCCCACTGCCGACGACCACGTGATCCCCACTGCGATCGAGCGTGACGTCAACTTCTCGACGATCGATCCACAGATGCTGATCTCCGCGCTCGCGGCCGTGACAGAGCACATCGGGCTTGTCACGACGGTCTCGACGATGGTCGAATCTCCTCCCGTGGTCGCGCGCCAGTTCCGTACTCTCGATCACCTCTCGCGCGGCCGGGTCGGCTGGAACATCGTCACCGGGTCAGCCCAGGCCGGATCGGCCCTGCTCTTCGGGGAACCGCTCATGGCGCACGGCGACCGGTACAGCAGGGCAGCAGATCACGTCGAGCTCTCACTCAAGCTCTGGGAGGGCTCGTGGGAAGCCGATGCCTGGCAGCGGAACGCCGAGACCGGAGTGTGGGCCGATCCAGCGAAAGTGCATGAGATCGAGCACGACGGGCCGTACTTCCAGTCGACGGGGCTGCTCGTGACTCCCCCGAGCCCACAGGTCACACCCACCTTGTTCCAGGCGGGCGCGTCGGCTGCCGGTCGCGACCTGGCCGCGCGCTACGCCGAGGCCGTCTTCCTCGCTGCAGAATCGAAGGCGCTGGCCGACCAGATCACCGACATCAGGCGAAGGGCCGTCGAGTACGGGCGGGGCCCCGACGCCATCAAATGCCTCATCGCCGGCACCTTCCGTGTCGCCGACACCATGGAACAGGCCGTCGCCGAGTACGAGGAGGCGATCGCCGCAGTCTCCCTCGAGGAAGCCGCGACGCTCTATGCCTACTTCACCGGTATCGATCTGCTCTCCCTCGACCCCGACAAGCCCATTCCGGGCGCGGCGGCCACCGGCGACAATGGGCGCACGAACGTCGAGAGATTCCTCGGCCCCGATGCACCGACCGTGCGGGAGGTGCTCGAGGAGTTCCGCGCGAACGGCGTCATGGGAAAACCGTTCCTCGGTTCACCCACTGAAGTGGCCGACCAGGCCGAAGCCATGATCGCCGAGACGGGAGCCGACGGGTTCCTTGTTCAACCCGACCCCGACGGCAGGAACGACCGCTTCTTCGCCGAGGTGATGCCGGAGCTCCGCCGACGCGGGCTGATCAAGGATTCCCTGATCGGGAGCACGCTCCGCGAGCACTTCTTCGGCGAGGGCCAGCGCACCCTTCCAGACACCCACCCTGGTGCGCGTTTCCGCAGGTCCCGGGTGACGGTGTGA
- a CDS encoding dihydrofolate reductase family protein, with amino-acid sequence MPGRIHIDHFTTLDGVAQAPGGPDEDTDGGFAFGGWQAPLIDSIDGDQVGEGISAMDALLLGRRTYDIFAGYWPRQLDGPDSGIARTFDRIPKYVASRGRPDLSWRGSHLLGPDLAAEIAALRERHREIHVIGSIDFARTLVAEGLFDQLNLWVYPIVVGPGKRLFPDDGPPAALELLAAEPPSARGTVLLRYGPTGTAPATGDMGQDDRDHVDVA; translated from the coding sequence ATGCCGGGGCGCATTCACATCGACCACTTCACAACCCTCGATGGGGTCGCCCAGGCACCGGGTGGCCCCGACGAAGACACCGACGGCGGCTTCGCGTTCGGCGGCTGGCAGGCACCCCTGATCGACTCGATCGATGGCGACCAGGTCGGTGAAGGAATATCCGCCATGGATGCCCTGCTGCTCGGTCGGCGAACCTACGACATCTTCGCCGGGTACTGGCCCCGCCAGCTCGACGGCCCTGACTCCGGCATCGCCCGCACCTTCGACCGGATCCCCAAGTACGTCGCCTCGCGCGGCCGGCCCGACCTCTCCTGGCGCGGTTCACACCTGCTGGGCCCAGACCTCGCAGCCGAGATCGCAGCACTTCGCGAGCGTCATCGAGAGATCCACGTGATCGGAAGCATCGACTTCGCCCGCACTCTCGTCGCTGAGGGCCTGTTCGACCAGCTGAACCTCTGGGTCTACCCGATCGTCGTCGGCCCCGGCAAGCGACTCTTTCCCGACGACGGCCCGCCAGCGGCGCTCGAACTGCTGGCCGCCGAACCGCCGTCGGCGAGAGGCACGGTTCTGCTTCGCTACGGCCCGACCGGCACCGCGCCGGCCACCGGCGACATGGGGCAGGATGACCGTGACCACGTCGATGTCGCCTGA
- the pgi gene encoding glucose-6-phosphate isomerase produces MTESNPIDSTSTTAWKNLASIADGFAPDLRAWFAADPSRASRFTFQAADLTVDLSKSFLTDEILSALLQLAEDTGVAGRYEAMIAGEHINVTEDRAVLHTALRRPKDGTGLTPPKGFVVDGEDIDAAVHATLDKVYSFADDVRSGAWTGVTGKRIETIVNIGIGGSDLGPVMVYEALKPYVQTGIQCRFVSNIDPSDIFEKTAGLDPETTLFIVASKTFGTLETLTNARLARQWLWNALAEAGAISDSDGDRSNAVAKHFVAVSTALDKVAAFGIDPQNAFGFWDWVGGRYSVDSAIGTAVVVAIGPDNWREFLAGFHAIDEHMRTAPLAENVPVLMGLLNVWYTNFLKAQSHAVLPYVQYLHRFPAYLQQLTMESNGKSVTWDGSPVTTDTGEIFWGEPGTNGQHAFYQLIHQGTRLIPADFIAVANPARPLKDETGDGHSVRPGQDVHDLFMANFFAQTKALAFGKTADEVRAEGTAESVVPARVFTGNKPTTSILAPALTPGVVGQLIALYEHIVFTEGTIWGIDSFDQWGVELGKQLALQVAPAVDGDAQALESQDSSTKSLIAKYLELRE; encoded by the coding sequence GTGACCGAATCCAATCCCATCGATTCCACTTCGACTACTGCCTGGAAGAACCTGGCCTCCATTGCTGACGGGTTCGCGCCCGACCTGAGGGCGTGGTTCGCCGCCGACCCGTCACGGGCATCCCGCTTCACCTTCCAGGCAGCCGACCTCACCGTCGACCTCTCGAAGTCGTTCCTCACCGATGAGATCCTGAGCGCATTGCTCCAGCTCGCCGAAGACACCGGCGTGGCTGGCCGTTACGAAGCGATGATCGCCGGCGAGCACATCAACGTGACCGAAGACCGCGCGGTACTTCACACGGCACTCCGCCGGCCGAAAGACGGCACGGGCCTAACACCACCGAAGGGGTTCGTGGTCGACGGCGAAGACATCGATGCCGCCGTGCACGCCACTCTCGACAAGGTGTACTCCTTCGCCGACGACGTGCGATCGGGAGCCTGGACCGGGGTCACCGGCAAGCGCATCGAGACCATTGTGAACATCGGCATCGGCGGCTCGGATCTCGGGCCGGTCATGGTGTACGAAGCTCTGAAGCCTTACGTACAGACGGGCATCCAGTGCCGTTTCGTGTCGAACATCGACCCGAGCGACATCTTCGAGAAGACCGCAGGGCTCGACCCCGAGACCACGCTGTTCATCGTGGCGTCGAAGACCTTCGGCACGCTCGAGACGCTCACGAATGCGCGCCTGGCACGCCAGTGGTTGTGGAACGCCCTCGCCGAGGCAGGGGCCATCTCAGACAGCGACGGTGACCGCTCGAACGCCGTTGCGAAACATTTCGTCGCCGTGTCGACCGCGCTCGACAAGGTCGCAGCGTTCGGCATCGACCCGCAGAACGCCTTCGGGTTCTGGGACTGGGTGGGCGGCCGGTACTCGGTCGACTCGGCCATCGGCACGGCCGTCGTCGTCGCCATCGGCCCTGACAACTGGCGCGAATTCCTCGCTGGCTTCCACGCGATCGATGAGCACATGCGCACCGCACCCCTCGCGGAGAACGTGCCGGTGCTGATGGGGCTCTTGAACGTCTGGTACACGAACTTCCTGAAGGCGCAGAGCCACGCCGTTCTGCCCTATGTGCAGTACCTGCACCGGTTCCCGGCCTACCTGCAGCAGCTGACGATGGAGTCGAACGGCAAGAGCGTCACGTGGGACGGCTCGCCCGTGACAACCGACACCGGTGAGATCTTCTGGGGCGAGCCCGGCACCAATGGCCAGCACGCGTTCTACCAGCTCATCCACCAGGGCACGCGGCTGATTCCCGCCGACTTCATCGCTGTCGCGAACCCCGCCCGCCCGCTGAAGGACGAGACCGGCGATGGTCACTCCGTGCGTCCTGGCCAAGACGTGCACGACCTCTTCATGGCCAACTTCTTCGCACAGACCAAGGCCCTCGCCTTCGGCAAGACCGCCGACGAGGTTCGCGCGGAGGGCACTGCAGAGTCGGTCGTGCCGGCACGCGTCTTCACCGGGAACAAGCCCACCACGAGCATCCTGGCTCCCGCCCTCACGCCAGGCGTGGTCGGCCAGCTCATCGCTCTCTATGAGCACATCGTGTTCACCGAGGGCACCATCTGGGGCATCGACTCGTTCGACCAGTGGGGCGTAGAGCTCGGCAAGCAGCTCGCTCTTCAGGTCGCACCGGCGGTCGATGGTGATGCACAAGCCCTCGAGTCGCAGGATTCGTCGACGAAGTCGCTCATCGCGAAGTACCTCGAGCTTCGGGAGTGA